A single Oryza brachyantha chromosome 8, ObraRS2, whole genome shotgun sequence DNA region contains:
- the LOC102716994 gene encoding uncharacterized protein LOC102716994, whose translation MGHHSCCNQQKVKRGLWSPEEDEKLIRYITTHGYGCWSEVPEKAGLQRCGKSCRLRWINYLRPDIRRGRFTAEEEKLIISLHAIVGNRWAHIASHLPGRTDNEIKNYWNSWIKKKIRKPAAGGGAAAAVATTTSSASATTSPNNPPTSCSTATSDHAAAHHNHHQHLQPAFGGATAAADHLQLDAIINQNLIALPPKLASCGGGGGHDSPPPSGLPHHCPLFMFDTTAAVSPPPSSALIPTHHHHHHPSFIASFTAAMADAPTYLPPLVDGMVGTMGAAAMDCVGSDDDHHHQTTTTTAAGAMVTTTNGFYSHIHHHQQKQLQLQLELEEEEQQQQQLGHHQHEHEHDQWDDDEAQHLLMWDQDELTPSNLEAMESGAHSLLFMGPNDHD comes from the exons ATGGGGCATCACTCCTGCTGCAACCAGCAGAAGGTGAAGAGGGGGCTATGGTCTCCTGAGGAAGACGAGAAGCTCATCAGATACATCACCACCCATGGCTATGGCTGCTGGAGCGAGGTCCCTGAGAAAGCCG GTTTGCAGCGGTGTGGGAAGAGCTGCCGGCTCCGGTGGATCAACTACCTGAGACCGGACATCCGGCGAGGCCGGTtcacggcggaggaggagaagctcaTCATCAGCCTCCACGCCATTGTTGGCAACAG gtgggcccacaTTGCCAGTCACTTGCCCGGCCGGACCGACAACGAGATCAAGAACTACTGGAACTCGTGGATCAAGAAGAAGATCCGCaagccggccgccggcggaggcgccgccgccgccgttgccaccacgacgagctcggcgtcggcgacgacgagcccgAACAACCCACCGACGTCGTGCAGCACGGCGACGTCGGACCACGCCGCGGCGCACCACAACCACCACCAGCATCTGCAGCCGGCGttcggcggcgcgacggcggcggcggatcacCTGCAGCTGGACGCCATCATCAACCAGAACCTGATCGCCCTCCCCCCGAAGCTGgcgagctgcggcggcggcggcggccatgactcgccgccgccgtcggggcTACCGCACCACTGCCCGCTCTTCATGTTcgacaccaccgccgccgtcagcccgccgccgtcgtcggcacTAATCCcgacccaccaccaccaccaccacccgtcGTTCATCGCCAGCTTCACCGCCGCGATGGCCGACGCGCCGACCTACCTGCCGCCTCTAGTGGACGGCATGGTGGGCACCATGGGAGCCGCGGCCATGGACTGCGTAGGATCAGACGACGACCACCACCAtcaaaccaccaccaccactgccgccggcgccatggTCACCACCACCAATGGCTTCTACAGCCATATTCACCATCACCAGCagaagcagctgcagctgcagctggagctggaggaggaggagcagcagcagcagcagctagggCATCATCAGCACGAGCACGAGCACGATCAgtgggacgacgacgaagcaCAGCATCTGCTGATGTGGGACCAAGACGAGCTAACACCATCCAACCTGGAGGCCATGGAAAGTGGTGCTCACTCCCTCCTTTTTATGGGACCAAATGACCATGATTAA
- the LOC102709584 gene encoding small nuclear ribonucleoprotein E-like, whose translation MASTKVQRIMTQPINLIFRFLQSKARIQIWLFEQKDLRIEGRIIGFDEYMNLVLDDAEEINVKKDTRKSLGRILLKGDNITLMMNTGK comes from the exons ATGGCGTCCACCAAGGTCCAGCGTATCATGACCCAGCCCATC aacCTCATCTTCCGGTTCCTCCAGAGC AAAGCGCGCATCCAGATCTGGCTGTTCGAGCAGAAGGATCTCCGGATTGAGGGCCGGATCATT GGCTTTGACGAGTACATGAATTTGGTCCTTGATGATGCTGAGGAAATCAACGTTAAGAAGGATACAAGGAAATCATTGG GTAGGATACTGTTGAAAGGCGACAACATAACTCTCATGATGAACAC TGGGAAGTGA